The Lactuca sativa cultivar Salinas chromosome 2, Lsat_Salinas_v11, whole genome shotgun sequence genome includes a window with the following:
- the LOC111895099 gene encoding uncharacterized protein LOC111895099, with product MKALTSKQVLQENHTSDPNAVTSFTFTHRALSDVSCLAEFRKLEKLDLTFNNLSSLEGLKPCVNLKWLSVKQNKLRSLKGIEGCVRLTVLNAGSNMLQSMEEVSSLVRLRALILNDNEIVSICRLDQMNELNTIVLSRNPISKIGESLGKANSITKLSLSNCKIQEIDSSIKYCMELRELRLAHNEIRALPSELGRNTKIQNLDLGNNLITRWSDLKILSSFTNLKNLNLVGNPVAEKDVLTKKIKNLVPSLHIFNGRPIDKVIKNATEDNHSVVDAKTGQKMKKHKQPDKPTNKDKDENTLSTDPKSKRKSRDSKDKSVIDTGDAAKVRHDDADEMVYIDATEKKEIRNEKREDDDDDDVAVGKKKKKVKKSKASGSLAVQLLTPEPEVGLGGPSAWDL from the exons ATGAAAGCCTTAACCTCCAAACAGGTTTTGCAGGAGAATCACACCTCTGATCCTAACGCCGTTACATCTTTTACCTTCACCCACAGAGCTCTATCGGAT GTTTCGTGCTTGGCTGAATTCAGGAAATTGGAGAAACTGGACCTCACCTTTAACAATCTGTCGTCTCTTGAG GGTCTGAAGCCATGTGTGAACCTGAAGTGGTTATCAGTTAAGCAGAACAAGCTTCGAAGCTTAAAAGGGATTGAAGGGTGTGTTCGTCTTACG GTACTTAATGCTGGAAGCAACATGCTTCAATCAATGGAGGAGGTCAGCAGTCTTGTGAGGCTACGTGCACTAATCTTGAATG ACAATGAGATTGTTTCAATTTGCAGGCTTGATCAGATGAACGAATTAAATACCATAG TCCTTTCAAGGAATCCAATTTCTAAAATTGGTGAAAGTCTAGGCAAGGCTAATTCAATCACAAAA CTGTCTCTTTCAAACTGCAAAATCCAAGAGATAGATTCTTCAATCAAGTATTGTATGGAGTTGAGAGAGCTCAGGCTTGCACACAATGAGATCAGA GCTCTCCCTAGTGAGTTGGGTCGGAatacaaaaatccaaaatttgGATTTGGGAAACAACCTGATCACGAGGTGGTCAGATCTTAAG ATACTTTCTTCATTCACAAACCTGAAAAACCTGAACCTAGTTGGGAATCCGGTTGCAGAGAAGGATGTGTTAACCAAAAAG ATAAAGAATCTGGTCCCAAGCTTACACATATTCAACGGCAGACCAATCGATAAAGTCATTAAGAACGCAACGGAGGATAATCATTCAGTAGTTGATGCGAAAACGGGACAAAAGATGAAAAAACACAAGCAGCCAGATAAGCCCACAAACAAAGACAAGGACGAAAATACCCTTTCAACGGATCCCAAATCAAAGCGCAAATCAAGGGACTCCAAGGACAAATCCGTCATTGACACCGGGGATGCAGCGAAAGTACGTCATGATGATGCTGATGAGATGGTGTACATTGATGCTACTGAGAAGAAAGAAATTAGAAATGAAAAGAgagaggatgatgatgatgatgatgtggcGGTgggaaagaaaaaaaagaaagttAAGAAGAGCAAAGCTAGCGGTTCTTTGGCGGTGCAGTTGTTGACCCCGGAGCCTGAAGTTGGGTTAGGCGGGCCCTCCGCATGGGATCTCTGA